A genomic window from Fusarium oxysporum Fo47 chromosome VIII, complete sequence includes:
- a CDS encoding WD40-repeat-containing domain protein, translating to MYNRISYYKAITNQPYSAVQASRQRKAAKASNKNGNPVIMKSKILAAVPDPAAPLTCVFIAESAGAVRRINLETSETKTTYRGPKAPVTCLATGGQDNKTVFAGSWDKDIWSWDIETAKPGRKFSGHTDFVKTIICATVSGKHILISGGADKKIFVWDVESGKRLHTLQDPTTTMLAVQHLAIDPVLSDPTTVVFASAGSDPHIRRWKVTLDSYEQLPESFSDRPDAERLTIQEHETSVYRLVFDQMSEDADLWTASADGTAKCLARSRNFVADDTLTHGDYVRGVLVTDQWVITAGRDENVKVWDRSSGKLYCTLVGHYEEVTDLVLLQDTDGTPRKVCSVGIDGTVRTWPLGKSELDEVLVKIQEAAEPKKEEEEKDGNVLTAEEEAELAELMDD from the exons ATGTACAACCGTATCTCCTATTACAAAGCTATAACCAACCAACCCTACAGTGCTGTTCAGGCTTCGCGGCAACGCAAGGCTGCCAAGGCAAGCAACAAAAATGGCAATCCCGTAATTATGAAGTCCAAGATTCTTGCAGCTGTCCCAGACCCTGCTGCACCTCTCACTTGTGTGTTCATCGCTGAGTCTGCTGGCGCTGTTCGCCGAATCAACCTCGAG ACCTCAGAGACCAAAACGACTTACCGTGGACCAAAGGCCCCTGTAACTTGCCTTGCAACAGGAGGTCAAGATAACAAGACGGTTTTTGCAGGTTCGTGGGACAAGGACATCTGGTCATGGGACATTGAGACCGCCAAACCTGGCCGCAAGTTCAGCGGCCATACCGACTTTGTAAAGACCATCATCTGTGCTACAGTCTCAGGCAAGCACATTCTCATCAGCGGAGGTGCCGACAAGAAGATTTTCGTCTGGGACGTAGAGTCAGGTAAACGACTACATACCCTGCAAGATCCCACCACGACAATGCTTGCCGTCCAGCACCTTGCCATCGATCCTGTACTCAGCGATCCTACCACTGTCGTATTTGCCAGCGCAGGCAGCGACCCGCACATCCGACGGTGGAAAGTCACCCTGGACAGTTACGAACAGCTGCCCGAATCTTTCTCCGACCGCCCCGATGCTGAGCGACTTACCATCCAGGAACACGAGACCAGCGTTTACCGACTTGTCTTTGACCAAATGAGTGAGGATGCAGACCTCTGGACTGCCAGTGCTGACGGAACTGCAAAATGCCTGGCGCGTTCAAGGAACTTTGTCGCTGATGACACACTCACACACGGGGACTATGTACGAGGTGTTCTCGTAACAGACCAATGGGTCATCACGGCAGGCCGCGATGAGAATGTCAAGGTTTGGGATCGCTCATCTGGTAAACTGTACTGTACATTGGTTGGCCATTACGAAGAAGTCACCGACCTCGTTCTGCTCCAGGACACCGACGGTACCCCTCGCAAGGTTTGCAGTGTTGGTATCGACGGTACTGTCCGAACTTGGCCGCTTGGAAAGTCTGAGCTTGACGAGGTCCTTGTCAAGATCCAGGAGGCTGCGGAACccaaaaaggaagaagaagagaaggatggCAATGTGTTGAcggctgaggaagaagctgagctCGCAGAACTCATGGACGACTAG